In one Brienomyrus brachyistius isolate T26 chromosome 5, BBRACH_0.4, whole genome shotgun sequence genomic region, the following are encoded:
- the LOC125742172 gene encoding uncharacterized protein LOC125742172, which yields MFITKLIRRMAFLSSAAQKQHLIWETDQLVAFLHPEPWTPGAAVLTRRSPSGPSSIFHLAETEFLSMLLGARMVAALLCERLSVQRCALVFKPEPERPAHIRVLPLHGLDPSWRPHLAEEEDFQPHDPGYCTSKCGPRWKDAELEEIRGKIRANLPTPDAPPNYSFLGDPSHDGLFSRIVRGEEQQWRVWEDGSHVAFLTPFPSAPGFTVLVPRRPLTSDIFRLDEDDYRALVLATRKVALLLEEGLGACGVALIFEGFEIDYAHAKLIPLLSPPDGSVPRSAPEYCPTYPGYVTSVDGPAASMEILRDLHLKITQT from the coding sequence GATGGCATTCCTGAGCTCCGCTGCTCAAAAACAGCATTTGATTTGGGAAACAGACCAGCTGGTTGCCTTCCTACACCCTGAACCCTGGACTCCAGGAGCTGCTGTCCTGACTCGGAGATCCCCCAGTGGACCCAGCAGTATTTTTCACTTGGCAGAGACAGAGTTTCTGTCTATGTTACTGGGGGCACGGATGGTGGCGGCCCTCCTTTGTGAGCGTCTTTCGGTGCAACGCTGTGCGCTGGTATTCAAACCCGAGCCGGAGCGGCCGGCTCACATCCGCGTGCTGCCCTTGCATGGGCTGGATCCCAGCTGGAGGCCCCACTTGGCCGAGGAGGAGGACTTCCAGCCTCACGATCCTGGTTACTGTACCTCCAAATGTGGGCCACGCTGGAAGGATGCAGAACTGGAGGAGATCCGGGGCAAAATTCGGGCCAACCTCCCAACTCCTGACGCGCCTCCAAACTACAGCTTCCTGGGCGATCCCTCTCACGACGGCCTCTTCTCCCGCATCGTGCGCGGAGAGGAGCAGCAGTGGCGGGTCTGGGAGGATGGGAGCCACGTGGCCTTCCTCACACCATTCCCGAGCGCGCCAGGCTTCACAGTCCTGGTGCCTCGCCGGCCACTGACCAGCGACATCTTCCGCCTGGATGAAGATGACTACCGAGCTTTGGTTCTGGCCACACGCAAGGTGGCTCTGCTGCTCGAGGAGGGGTTGGGGGCCTGTGGGGTCGCACTCATCTTTGAGGGCTTTGAGATTGACTATGCTCATGCCAAGCTCATTCCCCTACTCAGTCCACCTGATGGGTCTGTACCCAGATCTGCACCTGAGTACTGCCCCACCTACCCCGGATATGTCACATCAGTTGATGGCCCTGCAGCCAGCATGGAGATCCTTAGAGATCTCCATCTAAAAATAACCCAGACATAG
- the LOC125742698 gene encoding G-protein coupled receptor 4-like, producing MNLSVNDSHPANSTTLSSGPILWYQFDECRSEPYGFVFYFFVKVLNMLVGIPANVMVMWHVTKKRADPSTSDIFIFNMALLDAFFGLVTPIELVNRLLLGDDRIWYFQRLAYGVKDVTPLFLTCVCLDRYVAVVHPIVFSRVRDNKFRIALSSFVWTLTLAYALSKSIVNDNTINEVFAGLILSAFCIMIFCNISIIWVLRRSVIGKEEMHPTKKRAFRMVMIALAIIVALYLPPVALFPFSRFYSFVDFNCKISIIVFAIMDLSCSIEPLLYISKMTFLTFRGCACCQSLSKNPVHVTV from the coding sequence ATGAACCTCTCTGTCAACGACAGTCATCCAGCCAACAGCACCACTCTGAGTTCTGGACCCATACTCTGGTACCAGTTTGATGAGTGCAGATCAGAACCGTATGGTTTTGTGTTCTATTTCTTTGTTAAGGTCTTGAACATGCTAGTGGgtatccctgcaaatgtgatgGTCATGTGGCATGTGACCAAGAAGAGGGCTGACCCGTCCACCTCCGACATCTTTATCTTCAACATGGCTCTTCTTGATGCCTTTTTTGGCTTAGTGACTCCCATCGAGCTGGTAAACCGTCTCCTTCTGGGTGATGACCGGATCTGGTACTTCCAACGATTAGCCTACGGGGTCAAGGATGTCACTCCTCTCTTCCTgacgtgtgtctgcctggacCGCTATGTAGCTGTGGTCCATCCGATCGTCTTCAGTCGAGTCAGGGACAACAAATTCAGAATAGCCTTGTCTTCGTTTGTATGGACCCTAACCCTCGCCTATGCCCTGTCGAAGTCCATCGTGAACGACAATACCATCAACGAAGTCTTTGCCGGACTCATCCTATCGGCGTTCTGCATCATGATCTTCTGCAATATCTCTATCATTTGGGTGCTAAGGCGCTCCGTGATTGGAAAAGAGGAGATGCACCCAACGAAGAAGAGAGCTTTTAGGATGGTGATGATCGCCCTGGCCATCATCGTGGCCTTATACCTGCCCCCTGTGGCACTCTTCCCCTTCTCGAGGTTCTACAGCTTTGTTGATTTCAACTGCAAGATCAGCATCATCGTCTTCGCCATCATGGACCTTAGTTGCAGCATCGAGCCTCTGCTGTACATATCCAAGATGACGTTTTTGACCTTCCGTGGCTGTGCATGCTGCCAAAGTCTAAGCAAGAATCCCGTTCATGTTACTGTTTGA
- the dlgap5 gene encoding disks large-associated protein 5 isoform X2 has translation MESRFSYLRQPDSSVSMLRIKMSRRRSQSQKENRDRALTRLRRLDKLPELDASALDVSAVGQVAVCRQETVPTKKQGRDLNAAVEERRKMLTRYKEAKELQKEKEKRERERKGGVFKVGLYKPQALASLSQVSSAPSRAKPLVPASVPVLSSRVTRSMKQQPVQKIALPVMQKAVPRKVEPAVVKPPASRVNKPTVPSSGRGKAAAVEAAVRTPATRSASDSQTSAQAALQKPAGPTTRSSSKQHMEPPKGRAKPVQGKTKMQTKEQKAAVQDEREKSEAASSHPPAGPTRGARADEPPDPPSFAPQGFVFHAPAGLKPFQCAPLTPRSADAFLTPSAAPPPFSFLSPGVSRPSVKPASPRPPSPPPLRRTPSPPAGPQEAQHDVPYFRAIMASETGRLSGLCEQWEARTEDSSIPEEVRDGMRTAIGQARLLMKERFSQFEGLVDDCALGRGEKITTCSDLQGFWDMVYFQVEDVMKKFDGLKAAECRGWQDEPKSRPRPKRAVKKAAQTAPASKSVGESGASAAAKSRLAAVKAAMRARRAAVAESAEPAADAPAGEAVPPEPLAPAVVFHGGFFKVESPAKLPGPLRRSARLSAAASPAPASTFTTPARSRRSDAVKPSPVCQRLLTLSPPASTPPCRTPHSLSQSTLPQGNTPSVFRSPSGHVTQEGSPKNGCPAFQEGSDSKKSGFSDDHLESDLADAPLQSPESPRLGSPLPAESETGVEPPQVEEVQGLVAETETGDQAGLAVEVGCPLAHLSTKNLEQNSSFLHSPSRKPNSPLASAHGLSFTLSPTPYESAPVDTGLTALSELSLSPPQPTSSAAPDSTQHPPSPAVDMDMSSTPDSSYVEYITGLDFERYLRPPIRSSLSPRRPASAQASPMAVDVNAGSPEPQPGEWPVGGALNHMGPSGELRALGPALVQPAEPPGSSLLLFTPEQKAKVRQSVCGRDLMMFTPPSSS, from the exons ATGGAGTCTCGCTTCTCTTACCTGCGCCAGCCGGACAGCAGTGTCTCCATGCTGCGCATCAAGATGTCCCGGCGTCGCTCGCAGTCCCAGAAGGAGAACCGGGACCGGGCCTTGACCCGGCTGCGACGCCTCGACAAGCTGCCGGAGCTGGACGCATCTGCCCTGGACGTGTCGGCCGTCGGTCAGGTGGCGGTATGTCGCCAGGAGACGGTGCCGACAAAAAAACAAGGCAGAG ATCTAAACGCTGCCGTGGAGGAGAGGAGGAAGATGCTGACCCGCTATAAGGAAGCCAAGGAGCTAcagaaggagaaggagaagagAGAGCGGGAGAGGAAGGGCGGTGTCTTTAAGGTGGGCCTGTATAAGCCCCAGGCCCTGGCCTCTCTGTCCCAGGTGTCAAGTGCTCCAAGCAGGGCCAAG CCTCTGGTACCAGCATCGGTGCCTGTCCTGTCCAGCCGCGTAACGCGCTCCATGAAGCAGCAGCCGGTTCAGAAG ATTGCCTTGCCTGTAATGCAGAAAGCTGTACCCAGAAAAG TGGAACCAGCTGTAGTCAAGCCACCAGCAAGTAGAGTAAACAAACCCACAGTGCCCTCATCAGGaagaggcaaagcagcagcag TGGAGGCCGCTGTTAGAACACCAGCAACCAGATCTGCCAGTGATTCACAGACCTCCGCCCAAGCAGCTCTGCAGAAACCAG CTGGCCCTACAACCAGATCGTCCAGTAAGCAGCACATGGAGCCCCCTAAAGGCAGAGCCAAGCCAGTACAGG GCAAAACTAAGATGCAAACCAAAGAACAGAAG GCTGCTGTTCAAGATGAGAGGGAGAAATCAGAGGCTGCttcctcccacccccccgcagGACCGACGCGGGGTGCCAGGGCAGACGAACCTCCCGACCCCCCTTCTTTTGCACCCCAGGGCTTTGTGTTCCATGCGCCCGCTGGTCTGAAGCCCTTCCAATGCGCCCCCCTCACTCCACGCTCTGCCGATGCCTTTCTCACTCCAAG CGCTGCCCCCCCGCCCTTCTCCTTTCTCTCCCCCGGGGTTTCCCGGCCCTCCGTAAAGCCGGCTTCTCCCCGGCCTCCTTCTCCCCCGCCTCTGCGTCGTACCccgtcgccccctgcaggtccgCAGGAAGCACAGCACGACGTTCCCTATTTCAG GGCGATAATGGCGAGTGAGACCGGGCGACTGAGCGGGCTCTGTGAGCAGTGGGAGGCCCGGACCGAGGACTCCTCCATCCCGGAGGAAG TCAGGGATGGTATGCGCACGGCGATTGGCCAGGCGCGCCTGCTGATGAAGGAGCGCTTCAGCCAGTTCGAAGGCCTGGTGGACGACTGCGCTCTGGGACGCGGCGAGAAGATCACCACCTGCAGCGATCTGCAGGGCTTCTGGGACATGGTGTACTTCCAG GTGGAGGATGTGATGAAGAAGTTTGACGGTCTGAAAGCGGCAGAGTGCAGGGGATGGCAAGACGAGCCCAAGTCCCGGCCCCGTCCGAAACGGGCCGTCAAG AAAGCAGCCCAGACGGCCCCCGCTAGCAAGAGCGTGGGGGAGAGCGGGGCGAGCGCCGCGGCCAAGAGCCGGCTGGCGGCGGTGAAGGCCGCCATGAGGGCCAGGCGGGCAGCTGTGGCCGAAAGTGCCGAGCCTGCCGCCGACGCCCCTGCGGGCGAGGCAGTGCCCCCAGAGCCGCTGGCCCCCGCCGTGGTGTTCCATGGGGGCTTCTTCAAGGTGGAGAGCCCTGCCAAACTGCCCG GTCCTTTGAGAAGATCTGCTCGGCTGAGCGCGGCCGCCTCCCCTGCTCCCGCTTCCACATTCACGACCCCGGCGAGGTCTCGCCGCTCTGACGCGGTCAAACCTTCCCCCGTTTGCCAGCggctcctcaccctctccccACCGGCGAGCACACCCCCATGTCGCACCCCTCATTCCCTCTCCCAGTCCACCCTCCCTCAGGGTAACACCCCTAGCGTCTTCCGTTCACCCTCAGGTCATGTGACTCAGGAAGGTTCTCCTAAAAATGGCTGCCCTGCATTTCAGGAAGGCAGTGACAGTAAGAAGTCCGGTTTTTCTGATGACCATTTGGAGTCTGATCTGGCCGATGCCCCTTTGCAGTCGCCAGAGTCCCCCAGACTGGGCAGCCCTCTCCCCGCAGAATCGGAAACTGGCGTTGAGCCACCTCAAGTCGAAGAGGTTCAGGGTCTCGTAGCAGAGACGGAGACAGGTGATCAGGCTGGTTTGGCTGTAGAGGTGGGATGTCCTTTGGCTCACCTGTCAACCAAAAATCTGGAACAAAATTCAAGCTTTCTTCACTCACCGTCTCGTAAACCGAATTCCCCCCTGGCCAGTGCCCATGGGCTTAGTTTTACCCTGTCCCCCACCCCGTATGAAAGTGCCCCAGTAGATACTGGGCTCACTGCCCTCAGTGAGTTGTCCCTAAGTCCCCCCCAGCCTACCTCCAGTGCCGCCCCCGATTCCACACAGCACCCCCCAAGCCCCGCTGTGGACATGGACATGAGTTCAACCCCAGACTCCTCCTACGTTGAG TACATCACAGGCCTGGACTTCGAGCGCTACTTGCGGCCCCCGATAAGGAGCAGCCTCTCGCCTCGGCGGCCAGCCTCCGCACAAGCATCGCCGATGGCTGTCGACGTGAACGCTGGCAGCCCCGAGCCCCAGCCGGGAGAGTGGCCTGTGGGGGGCGCTCTAAATCACATGG GTCCATCCGGGGAGCTGAGGGCTCTGGGCCCAGCGCTCGTGCAGCCGGCGGAG CCGCCAGGTTCCAGCTTGCTGCTTTTCACCCCGGAGCAGAAGGCGAAGGTCCgccagtcagtgtgtgggaggGACCTCATGATGTTCACCCCTCCCTCCAGCAGCTGA
- the dlgap5 gene encoding disks large-associated protein 5 isoform X1, with product MESRFSYLRQPDSSVSMLRIKMSRRRSQSQKENRDRALTRLRRLDKLPELDASALDVSAVGQVAVCRQETVPTKKQGRDLNAAVEERRKMLTRYKEAKELQKEKEKRERERKGGVFKVGLYKPQALASLSQVSSAPSRAKPLVPASVPVLSSRVTRSMKQQPVQKIALPVMQKAVPRKVEPAVVKPPASRVNKPTVPSSGRGKAAAVEAAVRTPATRSASDSQTSAQAALQKPAGPTTRSSSKQHMEPPKGRAKPVQGKTKMQTKEQKAAVQDEREKSEAASSHPPAGPTRGARADEPPDPPSFAPQGFVFHAPAGLKPFQCAPLTPRSADAFLTPSAAPPPFSFLSPGVSRPSVKPASPRPPSPPPLRRTPSPPAGPQEAQHDVPYFRAIMASETGRLSGLCEQWEARTEDSSIPEEVRDGMRTAIGQARLLMKERFSQFEGLVDDCALGRGEKITTCSDLQGFWDMVYFQVEDVMKKFDGLKAAECRGWQDEPKSRPRPKRAVKKAAQTAPASKSVGESGASAAAKSRLAAVKAAMRARRAAVAESAEPAADAPAGEAVPPEPLAPAVVFHGGFFKVESPAKLPGPLRRSARLSAAASPAPASTFTTPARSRRSDAVKPSPVCQRLLTLSPPASTPPCRTPHSLSQSTLPQGNTPSVFRSPSGHVTQEGSPKNGCPAFQEGSDSKKSGFSDDHLESDLADAPLQSPESPRLGSPLPAESETGVEPPQVEEVQGLVAETETGDQAGLAVEVGCPLAHLSTKNLEQNSSFLHSPSRKPNSPLASAHGLSFTLSPTPYESAPVDTGLTALSELSLSPPQPTSSAAPDSTQHPPSPAVDMDMSSTPDSSYVEYITGLDFERYLRPPIRSSLSPRRPASAQASPMAVDVNAGSPEPQPGEWPVGGALNHMGPSGELRALGPALVQPAEVGVAHRMLRAPSDGLFASPIPFPPPLSPQPPGSSLLLFTPEQKAKVRQSVCGRDLMMFTPPSSS from the exons ATGGAGTCTCGCTTCTCTTACCTGCGCCAGCCGGACAGCAGTGTCTCCATGCTGCGCATCAAGATGTCCCGGCGTCGCTCGCAGTCCCAGAAGGAGAACCGGGACCGGGCCTTGACCCGGCTGCGACGCCTCGACAAGCTGCCGGAGCTGGACGCATCTGCCCTGGACGTGTCGGCCGTCGGTCAGGTGGCGGTATGTCGCCAGGAGACGGTGCCGACAAAAAAACAAGGCAGAG ATCTAAACGCTGCCGTGGAGGAGAGGAGGAAGATGCTGACCCGCTATAAGGAAGCCAAGGAGCTAcagaaggagaaggagaagagAGAGCGGGAGAGGAAGGGCGGTGTCTTTAAGGTGGGCCTGTATAAGCCCCAGGCCCTGGCCTCTCTGTCCCAGGTGTCAAGTGCTCCAAGCAGGGCCAAG CCTCTGGTACCAGCATCGGTGCCTGTCCTGTCCAGCCGCGTAACGCGCTCCATGAAGCAGCAGCCGGTTCAGAAG ATTGCCTTGCCTGTAATGCAGAAAGCTGTACCCAGAAAAG TGGAACCAGCTGTAGTCAAGCCACCAGCAAGTAGAGTAAACAAACCCACAGTGCCCTCATCAGGaagaggcaaagcagcagcag TGGAGGCCGCTGTTAGAACACCAGCAACCAGATCTGCCAGTGATTCACAGACCTCCGCCCAAGCAGCTCTGCAGAAACCAG CTGGCCCTACAACCAGATCGTCCAGTAAGCAGCACATGGAGCCCCCTAAAGGCAGAGCCAAGCCAGTACAGG GCAAAACTAAGATGCAAACCAAAGAACAGAAG GCTGCTGTTCAAGATGAGAGGGAGAAATCAGAGGCTGCttcctcccacccccccgcagGACCGACGCGGGGTGCCAGGGCAGACGAACCTCCCGACCCCCCTTCTTTTGCACCCCAGGGCTTTGTGTTCCATGCGCCCGCTGGTCTGAAGCCCTTCCAATGCGCCCCCCTCACTCCACGCTCTGCCGATGCCTTTCTCACTCCAAG CGCTGCCCCCCCGCCCTTCTCCTTTCTCTCCCCCGGGGTTTCCCGGCCCTCCGTAAAGCCGGCTTCTCCCCGGCCTCCTTCTCCCCCGCCTCTGCGTCGTACCccgtcgccccctgcaggtccgCAGGAAGCACAGCACGACGTTCCCTATTTCAG GGCGATAATGGCGAGTGAGACCGGGCGACTGAGCGGGCTCTGTGAGCAGTGGGAGGCCCGGACCGAGGACTCCTCCATCCCGGAGGAAG TCAGGGATGGTATGCGCACGGCGATTGGCCAGGCGCGCCTGCTGATGAAGGAGCGCTTCAGCCAGTTCGAAGGCCTGGTGGACGACTGCGCTCTGGGACGCGGCGAGAAGATCACCACCTGCAGCGATCTGCAGGGCTTCTGGGACATGGTGTACTTCCAG GTGGAGGATGTGATGAAGAAGTTTGACGGTCTGAAAGCGGCAGAGTGCAGGGGATGGCAAGACGAGCCCAAGTCCCGGCCCCGTCCGAAACGGGCCGTCAAG AAAGCAGCCCAGACGGCCCCCGCTAGCAAGAGCGTGGGGGAGAGCGGGGCGAGCGCCGCGGCCAAGAGCCGGCTGGCGGCGGTGAAGGCCGCCATGAGGGCCAGGCGGGCAGCTGTGGCCGAAAGTGCCGAGCCTGCCGCCGACGCCCCTGCGGGCGAGGCAGTGCCCCCAGAGCCGCTGGCCCCCGCCGTGGTGTTCCATGGGGGCTTCTTCAAGGTGGAGAGCCCTGCCAAACTGCCCG GTCCTTTGAGAAGATCTGCTCGGCTGAGCGCGGCCGCCTCCCCTGCTCCCGCTTCCACATTCACGACCCCGGCGAGGTCTCGCCGCTCTGACGCGGTCAAACCTTCCCCCGTTTGCCAGCggctcctcaccctctccccACCGGCGAGCACACCCCCATGTCGCACCCCTCATTCCCTCTCCCAGTCCACCCTCCCTCAGGGTAACACCCCTAGCGTCTTCCGTTCACCCTCAGGTCATGTGACTCAGGAAGGTTCTCCTAAAAATGGCTGCCCTGCATTTCAGGAAGGCAGTGACAGTAAGAAGTCCGGTTTTTCTGATGACCATTTGGAGTCTGATCTGGCCGATGCCCCTTTGCAGTCGCCAGAGTCCCCCAGACTGGGCAGCCCTCTCCCCGCAGAATCGGAAACTGGCGTTGAGCCACCTCAAGTCGAAGAGGTTCAGGGTCTCGTAGCAGAGACGGAGACAGGTGATCAGGCTGGTTTGGCTGTAGAGGTGGGATGTCCTTTGGCTCACCTGTCAACCAAAAATCTGGAACAAAATTCAAGCTTTCTTCACTCACCGTCTCGTAAACCGAATTCCCCCCTGGCCAGTGCCCATGGGCTTAGTTTTACCCTGTCCCCCACCCCGTATGAAAGTGCCCCAGTAGATACTGGGCTCACTGCCCTCAGTGAGTTGTCCCTAAGTCCCCCCCAGCCTACCTCCAGTGCCGCCCCCGATTCCACACAGCACCCCCCAAGCCCCGCTGTGGACATGGACATGAGTTCAACCCCAGACTCCTCCTACGTTGAG TACATCACAGGCCTGGACTTCGAGCGCTACTTGCGGCCCCCGATAAGGAGCAGCCTCTCGCCTCGGCGGCCAGCCTCCGCACAAGCATCGCCGATGGCTGTCGACGTGAACGCTGGCAGCCCCGAGCCCCAGCCGGGAGAGTGGCCTGTGGGGGGCGCTCTAAATCACATGG GTCCATCCGGGGAGCTGAGGGCTCTGGGCCCAGCGCTCGTGCAGCCGGCGGAGGTAGGCGTGGCCCATCGCATGCTCCGCGCTCCATCAGACGGGCTCTTTGCGTCACCCATCCCCTTCCCTCCACCTCTCTCCCCCCAGCCGCCAGGTTCCAGCTTGCTGCTTTTCACCCCGGAGCAGAAGGCGAAGGTCCgccagtcagtgtgtgggaggGACCTCATGATGTTCACCCCTCCCTCCAGCAGCTGA
- the dlgap5 gene encoding disks large-associated protein 5 isoform X3 — protein MESRFSYLRQPDSSVSMLRIKMSRRRSQSQKENRDRALTRLRRLDKLPELDASALDVSAVGQVAVCRQETVPTKKQGRDLNAAVEERRKMLTRYKEAKELQKEKEKRERERKGGVFKVGLYKPQALASLSQVSSAPSRAKPLVPASVPVLSSRVTRSMKQQPVQKIALPVMQKAVPRKVEPAVVKPPASRVNKPTVPSSGRGKAAAVEAAVRTPATRSASDSQTSAQAALQKPAGPTTRSSSKQHMEPPKGRAKPVQGKTKMQTKEQKAAVQDEREKSEAASSHPPAGPTRGARADEPPDPPSFAPQGFVFHAPAGLKPFQCAPLTPRSADAFLTPSAAPPPFSFLSPGVSRPSVKPASPRPPSPPPLRRTPSPPAGPQEAQHDVPYFRAIMASETGRLSGLCEQWEARTEDSSIPEEVRDGMRTAIGQARLLMKERFSQFEGLVDDCALGRGEKITTCSDLQGFWDMVYFQVEDVMKKFDGLKAAECRGWQDEPKSRPRPKRAVKKAAQTAPASKSVGESGASAAAKSRLAAVKAAMRARRAAVAESAEPAADAPAGEAVPPEPLAPAVVFHGGFFKVESPAKLPGPLRRSARLSAAASPAPASTFTTPARSRRSDAVKPSPVCQRLLTLSPPASTPPCRTPHSLSQSTLPQGNTPSVFRSPSGHVTQEGSPKNGCPAFQEGSDSKKSGFSDDHLESDLADAPLQSPESPRLGSPLPAESETGVEPPQVEEVQGLVAETETGDQAGLAVEVGCPLAHLSTKNLEQNSSFLHSPSRKPNSPLASAHGLSFTLSPTPYESAPVDTGLTALSELSLSPPQPTSSAAPDSTQHPPSPAVDMDMSSTPDSSYVEVHPGS, from the exons ATGGAGTCTCGCTTCTCTTACCTGCGCCAGCCGGACAGCAGTGTCTCCATGCTGCGCATCAAGATGTCCCGGCGTCGCTCGCAGTCCCAGAAGGAGAACCGGGACCGGGCCTTGACCCGGCTGCGACGCCTCGACAAGCTGCCGGAGCTGGACGCATCTGCCCTGGACGTGTCGGCCGTCGGTCAGGTGGCGGTATGTCGCCAGGAGACGGTGCCGACAAAAAAACAAGGCAGAG ATCTAAACGCTGCCGTGGAGGAGAGGAGGAAGATGCTGACCCGCTATAAGGAAGCCAAGGAGCTAcagaaggagaaggagaagagAGAGCGGGAGAGGAAGGGCGGTGTCTTTAAGGTGGGCCTGTATAAGCCCCAGGCCCTGGCCTCTCTGTCCCAGGTGTCAAGTGCTCCAAGCAGGGCCAAG CCTCTGGTACCAGCATCGGTGCCTGTCCTGTCCAGCCGCGTAACGCGCTCCATGAAGCAGCAGCCGGTTCAGAAG ATTGCCTTGCCTGTAATGCAGAAAGCTGTACCCAGAAAAG TGGAACCAGCTGTAGTCAAGCCACCAGCAAGTAGAGTAAACAAACCCACAGTGCCCTCATCAGGaagaggcaaagcagcagcag TGGAGGCCGCTGTTAGAACACCAGCAACCAGATCTGCCAGTGATTCACAGACCTCCGCCCAAGCAGCTCTGCAGAAACCAG CTGGCCCTACAACCAGATCGTCCAGTAAGCAGCACATGGAGCCCCCTAAAGGCAGAGCCAAGCCAGTACAGG GCAAAACTAAGATGCAAACCAAAGAACAGAAG GCTGCTGTTCAAGATGAGAGGGAGAAATCAGAGGCTGCttcctcccacccccccgcagGACCGACGCGGGGTGCCAGGGCAGACGAACCTCCCGACCCCCCTTCTTTTGCACCCCAGGGCTTTGTGTTCCATGCGCCCGCTGGTCTGAAGCCCTTCCAATGCGCCCCCCTCACTCCACGCTCTGCCGATGCCTTTCTCACTCCAAG CGCTGCCCCCCCGCCCTTCTCCTTTCTCTCCCCCGGGGTTTCCCGGCCCTCCGTAAAGCCGGCTTCTCCCCGGCCTCCTTCTCCCCCGCCTCTGCGTCGTACCccgtcgccccctgcaggtccgCAGGAAGCACAGCACGACGTTCCCTATTTCAG GGCGATAATGGCGAGTGAGACCGGGCGACTGAGCGGGCTCTGTGAGCAGTGGGAGGCCCGGACCGAGGACTCCTCCATCCCGGAGGAAG TCAGGGATGGTATGCGCACGGCGATTGGCCAGGCGCGCCTGCTGATGAAGGAGCGCTTCAGCCAGTTCGAAGGCCTGGTGGACGACTGCGCTCTGGGACGCGGCGAGAAGATCACCACCTGCAGCGATCTGCAGGGCTTCTGGGACATGGTGTACTTCCAG GTGGAGGATGTGATGAAGAAGTTTGACGGTCTGAAAGCGGCAGAGTGCAGGGGATGGCAAGACGAGCCCAAGTCCCGGCCCCGTCCGAAACGGGCCGTCAAG AAAGCAGCCCAGACGGCCCCCGCTAGCAAGAGCGTGGGGGAGAGCGGGGCGAGCGCCGCGGCCAAGAGCCGGCTGGCGGCGGTGAAGGCCGCCATGAGGGCCAGGCGGGCAGCTGTGGCCGAAAGTGCCGAGCCTGCCGCCGACGCCCCTGCGGGCGAGGCAGTGCCCCCAGAGCCGCTGGCCCCCGCCGTGGTGTTCCATGGGGGCTTCTTCAAGGTGGAGAGCCCTGCCAAACTGCCCG GTCCTTTGAGAAGATCTGCTCGGCTGAGCGCGGCCGCCTCCCCTGCTCCCGCTTCCACATTCACGACCCCGGCGAGGTCTCGCCGCTCTGACGCGGTCAAACCTTCCCCCGTTTGCCAGCggctcctcaccctctccccACCGGCGAGCACACCCCCATGTCGCACCCCTCATTCCCTCTCCCAGTCCACCCTCCCTCAGGGTAACACCCCTAGCGTCTTCCGTTCACCCTCAGGTCATGTGACTCAGGAAGGTTCTCCTAAAAATGGCTGCCCTGCATTTCAGGAAGGCAGTGACAGTAAGAAGTCCGGTTTTTCTGATGACCATTTGGAGTCTGATCTGGCCGATGCCCCTTTGCAGTCGCCAGAGTCCCCCAGACTGGGCAGCCCTCTCCCCGCAGAATCGGAAACTGGCGTTGAGCCACCTCAAGTCGAAGAGGTTCAGGGTCTCGTAGCAGAGACGGAGACAGGTGATCAGGCTGGTTTGGCTGTAGAGGTGGGATGTCCTTTGGCTCACCTGTCAACCAAAAATCTGGAACAAAATTCAAGCTTTCTTCACTCACCGTCTCGTAAACCGAATTCCCCCCTGGCCAGTGCCCATGGGCTTAGTTTTACCCTGTCCCCCACCCCGTATGAAAGTGCCCCAGTAGATACTGGGCTCACTGCCCTCAGTGAGTTGTCCCTAAGTCCCCCCCAGCCTACCTCCAGTGCCGCCCCCGATTCCACACAGCACCCCCCAAGCCCCGCTGTGGACATGGACATGAGTTCAACCCCAGACTCCTCCTACGTTGAG GTCCATCCGGGGAGCTGA